A stretch of DNA from Leptospira wolffii serovar Khorat str. Khorat-H2:
TAGAGTAATCCCGCTGCAACCGGAATACCTAACACGTTATACGCCAATGCAAAGAATAGGTTTCCTTTGATATTCTGCATTACCTTCCGGCTGAGTCTTCTCGCTTTCACGATTCCGCCCAAATCGCCTTGGACCAAGGTGATATCCGCGCTTTCTATCGCAACGTCCGTTCCGGTTCCCATGGCGATTCCTAGATCTGCTTGAGCCAGAGCCGGTGCGTCGTTAATCCCGTCTCCCGCCATGGCTACTTTTCTTCCTTGGGACTGAAATCGTTTGACCTCCTCCAGTTTGTCTCCTGGAAGAGTCTGTGCCTTAAAACCATCCAGGCCTAAGGTCTCGCTAACTGACTTTGCCGTATCCTCGTTGTCTCCTGTGAGCATGAAGACTTGGAGGCCTTCTTCTTTCAACGCGGCGATGGCAGCCTGACTCGTTTTCTTGATCTTATCGGAAATCACGATAAAACCTAGGATGTCCTTTCCGCCGGAAAGAAAGGATACTGTCTTTCCGGCCTGTTGTTCCTTCTTGGCAAGCTCCGATAACCCAGGGAAAATCGAGGCTCCCACCTGTTCCATTAATTTACGGTTTCCTAATGCGTGCGGAATGCCGTCGATTTTACCGATCACTCCTTTTCCGGAGACCGCCTCGAAATCGGTTACGTTTTTACCTAAAATGCCTTTTTCCTTTCCCAGACGCAGAGTCGCCTGGGCCAACGGGTGCTCGCTACTGGAGTTCAACGAAACAACCTTTTCCAGAAGGTAATTCTCGGAAAACTCGGGACCGGAAGAAATTATCTTTTCGACCGAAGGTTTTCCCTCCGTTACCGTTCCTGTTTTATCGATGAGAAGCAAATCCACCACATTCAGTATTTCTAATGCTTCCGCGTTCTTGATCAGGACTCCCGACTGGGCCCCTTTTCCTACTCCTACCATCACGGACATGGGAGTGGCTAAACCTAAAGCGCAGGGGCAGGCGATGATTAATACTGCGAGTGCGTTCACCGAAGCGTATACGTATTTAGGATCGGGCCCCAGATAAGCCCAAATGAAACCGGTAGCGAGAGCAATTCCTAAAACCACCGGAACGAAATAACCGGAAATTCGATCCGCGATTTTTTGTATATTGGCCTGGGATCTACTTGCTTGGTTCACCATTTCGATGATTTGGGAAAGGAGAGTCTCGGATCCGACCCTTTCCGCCCGCATGAGAAAAGTTCTGTTTCCGTTTACGGTGCCGGAGCTTACCTTATCCTCCGGCTTCTTACTCACCGGTACAGGCTCTCCGGTGATCATGGACTCGTCTATGGAGGTTTCTCCTTCGGTAACGATTCCGTCCACGGGTATCTTTTCTCCAGGTTTGACCCGAAGCAGATCTCCTTTTTGAATCGCATCTATACTTGCGATCTCTTCTTTTCCGTCTACGATTCTAGTCGCGACGTTAGGAGCCAATTTCAGTAATTCCTTGATTGCTGCGTTCGTTCTGCTATGCGCCCTGGCTTCGAGTACCTGGCCTAGTAAAACAAGCGTCAGAATTACGGTTGCAGCCTCGAAATACACATGCACCGCTCCGTGCATTTGGAAATCTTCCGGAAATATACCCGGAAAGAATACGGCGACTACGCTGAAACCCCAAGCGCTTCCCGCTCCTACTCCAATCAAAGTAAACATATTCAAATTTCTGGATAGAACTGACTTCCAGGCTCGTACGAAGAAGCTTCCGGTGGAGTAAAAAACCACAGGCAAGGAAAGGATCAATTGAATGACATTCCATTTGCCTATATCCAGGATCTCATGCAATGGATTACCGGGAATGATATCCGACATAGCGATTCCGAAGATCGGTAGGGTGAATACCGAAGCAATTTTGAATTTAAAGAGAAGATTCTCGTAGGTCTTATCCTCTTCTTCCGGATTCGCATCCATTGGAACTAGGTTCATCCCGCAGATTGGGCAGGCCCCGGGCGCATCCCTTATGATTTCCGGATGCATAGGACATGTATAACGCAAGGCCTTTATCGGTTTAGGCGATTTGATCAAATTCATGCCGCAGACGGGACAATTTCCCGGTTGGGAATATGTTTTATCCCCTTCGCAGTGCATCGGACAATAATAGACGTCTTCTTGTTTCGAAATAGGGTCTTTTGACGGAATCGTTTCGTGGTGATGGTGTTCGTGAGTATGATGATCCATGGATGTACCGACCGAGGGCGAAAAGATAGGAACGGATCCTTAAGAATCTTTTTGCCGGAATTTTACGAAGATGATGCTAAAGGCTAAGATTCGGATTTCGGATGGCAAACGTATTTTAGTTTGCAATTCCCTAAGATTTTGGTTTATAGGGAACCGATGAAACGGATTCCGATCGCATTTTTTCTCATTCTATCTTTTTCCGATTGTAGGAGCTTTTTGAAACCGAATCGGGATATTTCCGAAAGCAAAACCCTCACTCCTCCTAAATACGAGGATCTGAAATTCTGGGCCTCTCATCCCGAAAAAAAGGACCCGGCAGATTCGGTTCCGGAAGCGTCCGTCTTGAAAGACAGGCAAAATCTGGCGGAGGCCGACGTGTTCTTCGTGCATCCCACGACCTATCTTGTGGCGAAACATTGGAACGGAGACTTAGATGACGAGAGTTTAAACGAGAGAACGGACCAAATGCCGATCCGGACTCAGGCCAGCGTATTCAACGATTGCTGTAAGATTTACGCTCCTCGTTACAGGCAAGCGGCACTCTTCGCATTTATGGAAGATACTACGGAGGGTAAACAAGCATTGGATCTTGCCTACGAGGACGTAAAGACCGCATTTCTATACTATATGAAAAATTGGAATCGTGGTAGACCCTGGATTTTGGCCTCGCATAGCCAAGGAACCCGTCATTCCGTGAAATTACTGAAGGAACTCATCGCAAATTCGGAATATTCTAAAAATCTAGTGGCGGCTTATACGATCGGATTTCCCTACAAGGCAAGCGATACGGGATTGCAACCTTGCGCAAACGAATTCCAAACAGGATGCGTGATCAATTGGAATTCCTACGAATGGGGGAGTCGTCCGATCCGATTGGGAGAAAGATACGATTCCGAAACTCTCTGCATCAATCCTCTTTCCTGGAAAAAGGACGAAGAATACGCTGCCAGGTCCGAAAATTCAGGAAGCATTGCGAGAAATTTCCGATCTTTGGTTCCGGGAATTGCAGACGCACAATGCAACAAGGGAGCTCTATGGGTCCATGAACCGGAGATTCGGGGTTTTCCTAGTTTAGGAAAAGACGATAGTCTACATTTGGTGGATTACCATTTATTCTACGCAAGCATCCGAAAGAATGCCAGAGATAGGGTGGAAAAGTTTCTATCGAATAGGAGATAGTGTAGATTAAGAAAAATCGGTATATTCTTCTTAGCGGCTTTCGTGAGAAAAAGCCGCTTGATCTGGATTCTAATTCGAGCAGTAGGTTTGCTCTATTACTATCGAAGGCATATCGGTGCGTTTTCCATCCAACTCCAATTTTTTGTTTTTCAGATAGAAACCGCAGACTTCGACATAAGATCCAACGGAAACTCTTCCTATCAGACCGGAATCGTCAGAATCCAATACCACCGGTTTGCCGGAGAATGGAACGACAAAGCGGATGGAATTTCCTTTGTAGAGAACATGTGAGACGTAGCCCGCCACTCTTACCGTTTCTCCTACTGCCTTACTCGGATTGTTTACGAGTTCCTCTCCGGTGACGTACTTCGGTTTGGCCGGTGCCGCCGCTTTTTTACCCTTAGCAAAAAGAGTCGTCGCGTTGGAGAATAAAATTAAAAGAAGAAAGCCGTTTAGAATCCTTAGTTTCATAATAAAA
This window harbors:
- a CDS encoding copper-transporting P-type ATPase, with product MDHHTHEHHHHETIPSKDPISKQEDVYYCPMHCEGDKTYSQPGNCPVCGMNLIKSPKPIKALRYTCPMHPEIIRDAPGACPICGMNLVPMDANPEEEDKTYENLLFKFKIASVFTLPIFGIAMSDIIPGNPLHEILDIGKWNVIQLILSLPVVFYSTGSFFVRAWKSVLSRNLNMFTLIGVGAGSAWGFSVVAVFFPGIFPEDFQMHGAVHVYFEAATVILTLVLLGQVLEARAHSRTNAAIKELLKLAPNVATRIVDGKEEIASIDAIQKGDLLRVKPGEKIPVDGIVTEGETSIDESMITGEPVPVSKKPEDKVSSGTVNGNRTFLMRAERVGSETLLSQIIEMVNQASRSQANIQKIADRISGYFVPVVLGIALATGFIWAYLGPDPKYVYASVNALAVLIIACPCALGLATPMSVMVGVGKGAQSGVLIKNAEALEILNVVDLLLIDKTGTVTEGKPSVEKIISSGPEFSENYLLEKVVSLNSSSEHPLAQATLRLGKEKGILGKNVTDFEAVSGKGVIGKIDGIPHALGNRKLMEQVGASIFPGLSELAKKEQQAGKTVSFLSGGKDILGFIVISDKIKKTSQAAIAALKEEGLQVFMLTGDNEDTAKSVSETLGLDGFKAQTLPGDKLEEVKRFQSQGRKVAMAGDGINDAPALAQADLGIAMGTGTDVAIESADITLVQGDLGGIVKARRLSRKVMQNIKGNLFFALAYNVLGIPVAAGLLYPSFGILLSPMIAALAMSLSSVSVIANSLRLRSVKLD
- a CDS encoding DUF3089 domain-containing protein, with protein sequence MKRIPIAFFLILSFSDCRSFLKPNRDISESKTLTPPKYEDLKFWASHPEKKDPADSVPEASVLKDRQNLAEADVFFVHPTTYLVAKHWNGDLDDESLNERTDQMPIRTQASVFNDCCKIYAPRYRQAALFAFMEDTTEGKQALDLAYEDVKTAFLYYMKNWNRGRPWILASHSQGTRHSVKLLKELIANSEYSKNLVAAYTIGFPYKASDTGLQPCANEFQTGCVINWNSYEWGSRPIRLGERYDSETLCINPLSWKKDEEYAARSENSGSIARNFRSLVPGIADAQCNKGALWVHEPEIRGFPSLGKDDSLHLVDYHLFYASIRKNARDRVEKFLSNRR